From the Quercus lobata isolate SW786 chromosome 6, ValleyOak3.0 Primary Assembly, whole genome shotgun sequence genome, one window contains:
- the LOC115950247 gene encoding major allergen Pru ar 1-like encodes MGVFTYETETTSVIAPAKLFKAFVLDADNLIPKVAPHAIKSAEIIEGNGGPGTIKKITFGEGSQFKYVKHRIDEVDHVNFTYGYSVIEGDALSEVLEKISYEIKIISSPNGGSILKSTSKYHTKGDHEIKEEQVKAGKEKAAGLFKAIENYLSAHPDAYN; translated from the exons ATGGGTGTTTTCACTTATGAAACTGAGACCACCTCAGTCATTGCACCTGCTAAACTATTCAAGGCCTTTGTCCTTGATGCTGACAACCTCATCCCAAAGGTTGCACCTCATGCCATTAAGAGTGCTGAAATCATTGAAGGAAATGGAGGTCCCGGAACCATCAAGAAGATCACCTTTGGTGAAG GTAGCCAATTCAAGTATGTGAAGCACAGAATTGATGAGGTTGACCACGTAAACTTCACATACGGCTACAGCGTGATTGAGGGTGATGCTTTGAGTGAAGTACTCGAGAAAATATCATATGAGATCAAGATTATTTCAAGTCCTAATGGAGGATCCATCTTGAAGAGCACCAGCAAGTACCACACAAAGGGTGATCATGAGATCAAGGAAGAGCAAGTTAAGGCTGGCAAAGAAAAGGCTGCGGGACTTTTCAAGGCTATTGAGAACTACCTCTCGGCACACCCTGATGCCTACAACTAA